Proteins encoded in a region of the Quercus lobata isolate SW786 chromosome 8, ValleyOak3.0 Primary Assembly, whole genome shotgun sequence genome:
- the LOC115958224 gene encoding acyl-coenzyme A thioesterase 8-like, with amino-acid sequence MCSGIYFGSDISSSMNPHHRKNLKTSVVSLDHWMHFHRPLRADDWLLFVIYSPVAYNARGFVSGKILNRKSEHVASATQEGLIRVIKSPIPPVTSKL; translated from the exons ATGTGTAGTGGCATATACTTCGGATCTGATATTTCTTCAAGTATGAATCCCCACCATCGGAAGAATTTGAAGACAAGTGTTGTTAGTCTGGACCACTG GATGCACTTTCACCGGCCTCTCAGAGCTGATGACTGGCTATTATTTGTG ATATACAGTCCCGTTGCCTACAATGCACGCGGTTTTGTTTCTGGTAAAATTCTCAATAGAAAGAGTGAG CATGTTGCATCGGCAACTCAAGAGGGCCTAATTAGGGTGATTAAAAGTCCAATTCCACCTGTGACTTCGAAGCTGTGA